Proteins co-encoded in one Aspergillus fumigatus Af293 chromosome 6, whole genome shotgun sequence genomic window:
- a CDS encoding copper transporter family protein: MNMDHSSHSTMSSSSSMTMTMVFTNSHDTPLFSSAWTPSSSGAYAGTCIFLVVLAIINRCLVAFKASMEHYWFATHLNRRYIAIAGKSSEAGRIDTDPDAKVASLVTAQGVEESVKVVRRVSREPIPWRFSVDLPRAAIFLCITGVSYLLMLAVMTMNVGYFCSVLAGAFLGELAVGRYIQWNEHDH, translated from the exons ATGAACATGGACCACTCGAGCCATTCGACCatgtcttcctcttcatcaatgACCATGACTATGGTCTTCACCAACAGTCATGACACTCCACTGTTCTCCTCAGCATGGACACCGTCCTCCAGCGGTGCTTATGCAGGAACCTGCATCTTCCTAGTCGTCCTGGCTATCATCAATCGCTGCTTAGTCGCTTTCAAAGCCTCCATGGAACACTACTGGTTTGCGACTCATCTCAATCGCCGTTACATCGCCATAGCGGGGAAATCATCTGAAGCCGGTCGTATCGACACAGACCCTGACGCGAAGGTTGCTTCTTTGGTAACTGCTCAAGGCGTGGAAGAATCAGTAAAGGTTGTGCGACGAGTTTCGCGAGAGCCTATCCCCTGGAGATTCAGTGTCGACCTTCCACGGGCAGCTATATTCCTGTGTATTACAGGCGTGTCCTACCTACT CATGTTAGCCGTGATGACAATGAATGTGGGTTATTTCTGCTCCGTTCTTGCTGGTGCTTTCCTCGGAGAGCTGGCGGTGGGACGGTACATCCAATGGAACGAACACGATCACTAG
- a CDS encoding putative serine/threonine protein kinase, translated as MMTLDTPRESPERHGLRLPNPPPLLHTRSGNEPFDRPSTPADNGFTTPAQTPQGSPSKNRMPPGAIDLPNVFEKGMKLTPSSPTKNTFNHYNHPMFAPPKGAMDDFSESVIRQSPGSPTRRSNKENTPPSPLKVAKDLGPNPAAAAISRHEPYQQRDLETLQRRQVQMRGLTPEEMEKLQSPRVKRLVNVTQLYFLDHYFDLLSYVHNRQTRYSQFRAAYPDPPATPIDDYEPALLKYLGRERAHLRKRRTRLRQHDFQILTQVGQGGYGQVYLAQKKDTREVCALKVMSKKLLFKLDEIRHILTERDILTAAKSEWLVKLLYAFQDDEQIYLAMEYVPGGDFRTLLNNTGVLHNRHARFYIAEMFSCIDALHALGYIHRDLKPENFLIDSTGHVKLTDFGLAAGMLNPGKIESMRVKLEEVGNTPVPFGRPMEQRTAAERRQGYRSLRERQVNYAKSIVGSPDYMAPEVLKGEEYDFTVDYWSLGCMLFEALAGYPPFAGATVDETWQNLKNWQKVLRKPVYEDPNYFLSRRTWGLITKLVAAKENRAKSIQEIHAHDYFSEVDFSRLREQKAPFVPELDSETDAGYFDDFSNEADMAKYKEVHEKQRALEEMAEREEKMSKGLFVGFTFRYVHHILRAKIYL; from the exons ATGATGACCCTCGATACCCCTCGTGAATCGCCAGAGCGTCACGGTCTGCGTCTTCCAAATCCCCCTCCTCTGTTGCATACCCGATCGGGCAATGAACCTTTCGATCGCCCCTCGACTCCCGCAGACAATGGCTTCACCACTCCTGCCCAAACCCCGCAGGGCAGTCCCAGCAAGAACAGAATGCCTCCTGGCGCCATTGACCTACCTAATGTCTTCGAAAAAGGGATGAAACTAACTCCATCCTCGCCCACCAAGAACACCTTTAACCATTATAACCACCCTATGTTTGCTCCCCCGAAAGGAGCAATGGACGACTTCAGCGAGAGTGTTATCCGCCAGTCACCAGGAAGTCCCACGCGCAGAtcgaacaaagaaaacacACCCCCGAGTCCTCTTAAAGTAGCCAAGGATCTAGGCCCCAACCCCGCGGCCGCCGCAATTTCTCGGCATGAGCCATATCAGCAGAGAGACCTGGAGACTCTTCAGAGGCGCCAGGTTCAGATGCGAGGCTTGACACCagaagagatggagaagctACAGAGCCCCAGAGTCAAGCGATTGGTCAACGTGACTCAACTAT ACTTCCTCGACCATTACTTTGACCTACTCAGTTACGTTCACAATCGCCAGACCCGCTATTCCCAATTCCGTGCCGCCTACCCCGATCCTCCTGCGACCCCAATCGATGATTACGAGCCAGCCCTCCTCAAGTATCTAGGTCGCGAGCGTGCTCATCTTCGCAAGCGTCGCACCCGTCTGCGTCAGCACGACTTCCAGATTCTGACCCAAGTCGGCCAGGGTGGCTATGGACAGGTCTATCTGGCTCAAAAGAAGGATACTCGAGAGGTGTGCGCGTTGAAGGTCATGAGCAAGAAGCTCCTATTTAAGCTGGATGAAATCCGTCACATTCTGACGGAGAGAGACATCTTAACGGCGGCCAAGAGTGAATGGCTCGTCAAATTGCTCTACGCTTTCCAGGATGATGAGCAGATTTACCTCGCAATGGAGTATGTGCCGGGCGGTGACTTCCGTACCCTGCTCAACAATACTGGCGTCTTGCACAATCGCCATGCCCGATTCTACATTGCGGAGATGTTCAGCTGTATCGATGCACTCCATGCGCTGGGGTACATTCACCGCGACCTCAAGCCAGAGAACTTTTTGATTGATTCAACTGGCCATGTGAAGCTAACGGACTTTGGCTTGGCGGCGGGCATGCTGAACCCAGGAAAGATCGAGTCCATGCGTGTGAAGTTGGAGGAAGTCGGCAATACCCCCGTTCCGTTTGGTCGCCCGATGGAGCAACGAACTGCAGCCGAGCGCCGACAGGGATACCGTTCTCTTCGAGAGCGTCAGGTCAACTACGCCAAATCGATCGTTGGTTCGCCTGATTACATGGCGCCCGAGGTACTGAAGGGTGAGGAATATGACTTTACGGTTGACTACTGGAGCTTGGGGTGCATGCTCTTCGAAGCTTTGGCTGGATATCCGCCCTTTGCGGGGGCCACGGTTGATGAGACGTGGCAGAATCTGAAGAATTGGCAGAAGGTCCTCCGGAAGCCTGTATACGAGGACCCCAACTATTTCCTTTCGCGGCGGACCTGGGGTCTCATCACCAAGCTCGTGGCGGCCAAAGAGAACAGAGCCAAGAGCATCCAGGAGATCCATGCGCATGACTATTTCAGCGAGGTTGACTTTAGTCGCCTGCGCGAGCAGAAGGCACCGTTCGTACCAGAGCTGGATTCGGAAACAGACGCGGGCTACTTTGACGATTTCAGCAACGAAGCAGACATGGCCAAATACAAGGAGGTCCACGAGAAACAGCGTGCGCTCGAAGAGATGgctgaaagagaagaaaagatgagcAAGGGATTGTTTGTTGGGTTTACATTCCGGTATGTTCACCATATTCTACGGGCAAAGATATATCTCTGA
- a CDS encoding putative short-chain dehydrogenase/reductase family protein — MALSNFAFAASFASHAIFHPLDFYSSVGPTLNESTFGLLGSPFDPRHDITDLSGKVIFVTGGNIGLGKETILQLAYHRPSRIYLGARNATKARDAITDIQRQLSTPVDIRHIPLDLASFASIRSAAAKFTSECDRLDILILNAGTMGNPPTTTEEGFEVQFGTNHIGHFLLTKLLLPVLQKTAASPASTDVRVVTLASLANCAAPSYDVMTSTGALLAASTWTRYAASKAANILFASELARRYPNILSVSVHPGTVTSNLYEHAKASSPVSKYSVAALSLFFRSVRSGALNQLWAAGAKRELLTNGAYYIPIGNHAKNNKYATDADMAKRLWEWTEAQISEKFVP, encoded by the exons ATGGCCCTTAGCAACTTTGCCTTCGCTGCCTCCTTCGCATCCCATGCCATCTTCCACCCTCTCGATTTCTACTCAAGCGTCGGCCCTACGTTGAATGAATCGACTTTCGGTCTTTTGGGCTCGCCTTTTGACCCGAGACATGATATCACCGACCTCTCCGGCAAAGTAATCTTTGTTACTGGAG GGAACATTGGCCTTGGGAAAGAGACAATCCTTCAGCTCGCGTACCATCGTCCGTCCCGCATCTACCTGGGTGCGCGCAATGCGACGAAAGCTCGCGATGCCATCACCGACATTCAGCGGCAGCTTTCGACCCCTGTGGATATCAGACATATTCCCCTCGACCTAGCCTCTTTCGCTTCGATTCGCAGCGCTGCTGCGAAGTTTACCTCCGAATGCGATCGCCTAGACATCCTGATCCTAAATGCTGGTACCATGGGCAACCCGCCAACAACTACTGAAGAAGGGTTTGAAGTGCAATTTGGGACTAACCATATTGGTCACTTTCTGCTCACAAAATTGCTGCTTCCGGTATTGCAAAAGACTGCTGCCAGCCCTGCGTCAACCGACGTGAGGGTGGTAACTTTGGCGTCTTTGGCCAACTGCGCCGCTCCGTCGTACGATGTCATGACATCCACGGGTGCGCTCTTGGCTGCTAGTACTTGGACACGCTATGCCGCTTCTAAGGCTGCCAATATTCTATTCGCCTCTGAACTTGCTCGCCGGTACCCGAACATCCTCTCTGTCTCCGTTCATCCTGGTACTGTGACCAGCAACTTGTACGAACATGCGAAGGCGTCGAGTCCCGTCTCAAAATACAGCGTTGCTGCtctctcccttttctttcgGTCAGTCCGTTCAGGCGCTCTGAACCAGCTATGGGCTGCTGGGGCCAAGAGAGAGCTCTTGACGAACGGAGCATACTACATTCCGATCGGGAATCATGCTAAAAACAACAAGTATGCCACGGATGCGGACATGGCAAAGAGATTGTGGGAATGGACAGAGGCCCAGATTTCTGAAAAATTCGTGCCTTGA
- a CDS encoding palmitoyl-(protein) hydrolase produces MAPPRAPYIVPALKKHTATVIMAHGLGDSGAGWMSLAQNWRRRGMFDEVAFIFPNAPMIPITVNFGMTMPGWHDLTKLGRELDYESAIRHQDEPGVLRSRDYFNTLIKEQIDKGIKPSRIVLGGFSQGAAISVFTGITCKEKLGGVFGLSSYLVLSDKLKNYIPENWPNKKTPFFLAHGLEDEIVLFDFGDLSAKKMKEIGLEDVTFKSYPNLGHSADPVEIEDLARFLQKVIPPEDDGQASAGL; encoded by the exons ATGGCTCCTCCTCGCGCACCGTACATTGTGCCGGCGCTTAAAAAACACACGGCGACGGTCATCATGGCCCATGGACTGGGCGACAG TGGCGCCGGATG GATGTCCCTTGCTCAGAACTGGCGTCGCCGGGGCATGTTCGATGAGGTGGCTTTCATCTTCCCAAATGCGCCTATGATCCCGATCACGGTG AACTTCGGAATGACCATGCCCGGATGGCACGACTTGACGAAGCTTGGTCGCGAG CTCGATTATGAATCAGCCATTCGGCACCAGGACGAGCCGGGTGTCCTTCGATCTCGCGACTACTTCAACACTTTGATCAAGGAACAGATTGATAAGGGCATCAAGCCCTCACGGATTGTTCTGGGTGGCTTCTCCCAAGGAGCTGCCATATCTGTCTTTACTGGTATTACCTGCAAAGAGAAGCTCGGCGGTGTCTTCGGTTTGTCCAGCTATCTTGTTCTCAGTGACAAGCTCAAGAATTACATTCCGGAGAATTGGCCGAATAAGAAGACGcctttcttcctcgctcATGGCTTGGAAGATGAAATCGTGCTGTTCGACTTCGGTGATCtgtcggcgaagaagatgaaagagaTCGGCTTGGAGGATGTCACTTTCAAATCTTATCC TAACTTGGGCCACTCCGCCGATCCAGTAGAGATTGAGGATTTGGCGCGATTCCTTCAGAAAGTCATTCCTCCAGAGGACGACGGGCAGGCTTCTGCCGGATTATGA
- a CDS encoding putative GPI anchored protein: MKFSPAYLLAFAPIVAAHFRLQYPTSRGFNADTMANFPCGDLAQSSNRTQVSLSSGSFPVALRMGHDETAVEVLLALGNDPGTNFNITLHPTFRIEGLGEFCLPNVVFDESVLGTKITDGMNATLQVQSNGDPSGGLYACADIQFSTTAQDEKPSSCTNNTGISAIAFTGAAAERNANESTADGQAQSGSSGSSSDSGSHSGHSSATQTSSTTASSTAGAVALETAAWGILGAAVVGGLAVL; the protein is encoded by the exons ATGAAGTTCTCTCCTGCTTACCTGCTTGCGTTCGCGCCAATTGTCGCCGCCCACTTTAGACTCCAATATCCCACGAGTCGTGGCTTCAATGCGGACACAATGGCTAATTTTCCCTGCGGGGACTTGGCCCAATCCTCCAACAGGACTCAGGTCTCTCTTTCGTCGGGCTCCTTCCCTGTCGCCTTAAGGATGGGCCACGATGAAACGGCTGTTGAGGTCCTCTTGGCTCTTGGAAACGATCCCGGCACCAATTTCAACATCACTCTCCATCCCACTTTCCGTATTGAGGGATTGGGCGAATTCTGTCTGCCTAATGTCGTGTTCGACGAGTCTGTGCTGGGCACGAAAATCACCGACGGGATGAACGCGACTCTGCAAGTGCAGTCCAATGGTGATCCCAGCGGAGGTCTCTACGCT TGTGCCGACATCCAGTTCTCTACGACCGCGCAGGATGAGAAACCCTCGTCGTGCACGAATAACACTGGCATTTCCGCTATTGCATTCACTGGTGCGGCTGCCGAGCGCAATGCCAACGAATCCACAGCCGACGGTCAAGCACAGAGCGGCAGCTCCGGTTCCAGCTCCGACTCCGGCTCACACTCGGGCCACTCCTCGGCTACCCAAACTTCGAGTACCACCGCATCCTCGACTGCTGGCGCCGTCGCTCTGGAGACTGCAGCCTGGGGAATTCTGGGCGCCGCTGTTGTTGGTGGTCTTGCCGTTCTGTAG
- the egd1 gene encoding nascent polypeptide-associated complex subunit family protein, with protein MDQAKLARMQASVRIGTFCSFLWIFEVLESESVFSADGFQAHHLGNVIGKGTPRRKVKKVHKSSGADDKKLQTTLKKMNVQPIQAIEEVNMFKEDGNVIHFAAPKVHASVPSNTFALYGNGEEKELTELVPGILNQLGPDSLASLRKLAESYQNMQKQAGAEGKKDEDEDDIPDLVEGENFESNVE; from the exons ATGGATCAAGCAAAGCTGGCTAGGATGCAGGCGAGCGTGCGGATTGGTACGTTTTGTTCTTTCCTTTGGATTTTCGAGGTGCTGGAGTCCGAATCGGTGTTTTCTGCGGATGGTTTCCAGGCGCACCATCTGGGCAATGTGAT AGGAAAGGGTACTCCCCGCcgcaaggtcaagaaggtCCACAAGTCCTCCGGTGCCGACGACAAGAAGCTCCAGACCaccctgaagaagatgaacgTCCAGCCCATCCAGGCCATCGAGGAGGTCAACATGTTCAAGGAGGACGGAAATGTCATCCACTTCGCCGCCCCCAAGG TCCACGCCTCCGTCCCCTCCAACACCTTCGCCCTCTACGGTAAcggcgaggagaaggaactcACCGAGCTCGTCCCCGGTATCCTCAACCAGCTTGGCCCCGACAGCCTTGCCTCCCTGCGCAAGCTCGCCGAGAGCTACCAGAacatgcagaagcaggccgGTGCCGAGggcaagaaggacgaggatgaggacgataTCCCTGACCTGGTTGAGGGCGAGAACTTCGAGAGCAATGTTGAGTAA
- a CDS encoding ferric reductase family protein, whose translation MDGMSMSGMGHMSMGEGVPDVFYLQRMYWAVIGGLHSPFKRYEEPGRSTQHRLRDSTLTPSKPKSFFFSSYATLTAVVREASYATLPPITIRGRSFHFAPLGPIAIILANLVVVLVFCFYKLDTTNKWKWEDVGYRTGFVAISQLPLIFLLAGRQNIIGLFVGLSYERLNWFHRWISRTLWLTATIHMGFWFRNWARYDYITYQLQNDVLTQRGFAAWCILTFIVISSAAPIRRLSYELFVLQHLVTFAGFLAAVWLHAPAEVKAWVWISIGFLVFDRVARYVWAAYANLSIFHASKSNPHPLWANVATFTPLPGNVTRITVENPGVRWKPGQHVFLTCHSIVPLQSHPFTITSIPDDGKMEFFVRAEKGGTRRFFRYASKHHLALGSGEVSTAQRPRTVFIDGPYGRIRTLRQFDSVVLLAGGMGATFTIPLLRDIVAGWKAECAGNSTRRIAATKRIRFVWVIKSRAQLSWFETQIQSVLSDVDECRQAQPDMIRELEVSIYITCDEKLEQQPPKTACLQPPSSPTEAPKAIEPRKGEFSEKNNRISIQSVSASSSSGQDPASTSGCLPGGGCCCTAAVEDEDEITEHKCTCSGNAPASESSKPIPTAAAETEETRQLKASAQPEPAQSHHLNLLSGRPQPRIIIRKVLEKAEGESAVVVCGPEGLSDDVRRSVVYLSDERAVHKGTGAQGIYLHVEAFGW comes from the exons ATGGATGGCATGTCCATGAGTGGCATGGGCCATATGTCCATGGGCGAGGGGGTGCCGGACGTATTCTACCTTCAGCGGATGTACTGGGCCGTTATCG GTGGGTTGCACAGTCCCTTCAAGAGGTATGAGGAACCCGGTCGCTCAACTCAGCACAGACTACGTGATTCCACTCTCACTCCATCCAAGCCGAAATCATTCTTTTTCAGCTCATATGCCACATTAACAGCTGTAGTTCGTGAAGCGAGCTATGCGACGTTGCCCCCGATAACGATTCGCGGTCGATCCTTCCACTTTGCTCCTCTGGGACCGATTGCCATCATTCTGGCCAACCTCGTAGTGGTCCTCGTTTTCTGCTTCTACAAACTGGATACGACGAATAAATGGAAATGGGAAGACGTCGGCTATCGAACTGGCTTTGTTGCCATTTCCCAGCTGCCATTGATCTTTCTGCTGGCGGGAAGACAAAACATCATTGGATTGTTTGTTGGGTTGAGCTACGAGCGCCTGAACTGGTTCCACCGTTGGATTTCTAGGACTCTATGGTTGACTGCGACTATTCACATGGGCTTCTGGTTCCGAAACTGGGCCCGATATGACTATATCACGTATCAGCTGCAGAACGACGTCCTGACACAACGAGGATTTGCTGCATGGTGCATCCTGACATTCATCGTCATCTCATCGGCGGCGCCAATTCGAAGACTGAGCTATGAACTGTTCGTCTTGCAGCATCTGGTGACGTTCGCTGGGTTCCTTGCTGCAGTCTGGCTTCATGCGCCGGCGGAGGTCAAGGCTTGGGTGTGGATTTCCATAGGATTTCTGGTGTTTGATCGGGTAGCTCGGTATGTGTGGGCAGCATATGCCAACCTGTCAATTTTCCATGCGTCGAAATCAAATCCGCATCCTCTCTGGGCGAACGTCGCAACTTTCACTCCATTACCGGGCAACGTCACTCGGATTACAGTCGAGAATCCAGGTGTTCGGTGGAAGCCCGGACAGCATGTGTTTCTCACTTGTCACTCCATCGTGCCTCTGCAGAGTCACCCATTCACCATCACTTCGATTCCGGACGACGGTAAGATGGAATTCTTTGTGCGAGCCGAAAAGGGTGGTACAAGGCGGTTCTTCCGTTACGCCTCGAAGCACCATCTTGCCCTCGGATCCGGCGAGGTTTCAACTGCCCAACGACCTCGCACGGTGTTTATCGACGGTCCATACGGCAGGATCCGGACCCTGAGGCAATTTGACAGCGTTGTTCTCCTCGCAGGCGGCATGGGAGCCACTTTTACCATTCCCCTATTGCGAGACATCGTTGCAGGGTGGAAAGCAGAATGTGCTGGAAATTCTACACGCCGCATTGCGGCGACCAAGCGAATTCGATTTGTGTGGGTCATCAAGTCCCGCGCTCAACTCAGCTGGTTCGAAACTCAGATCCAGTCTGTATTATCCGACGTCGACGAATGTCGACAGGCCCAACCTGATATGATCAGAGAACTGGAAGTGAGTATCTACATCACTTGCgatgagaagctggagcagcagccaccgAAAACCGCCTGTCTACAGCCGCCATCTTCGCCGACCGAAGCCCCGAAGGCCATTGAACCCCGCAAAGGCGAATTCTCCGAAAAGAACAACCGCATCTCCATCCAGTCCGTCTCCGCGTCAAGCTCAAGTGGACAAGATCCCGCGAGCACAAGCGGCTGCCTTCCCGGcggaggctgctgctgcacagCTGCGGtagaagacgaggatgaaatCACCGAACACAAATGTACTTGTTCCGGAAACGCTCCGGCATCAGAATCCTCAAAACCAATCCCAACGGCTGCAGCTGAAACCGAGGAAACACGCCAACTCAAAGCATCGGCGCAGCCAGAACCTGCGCAATCCCACCACCTCAACCTTCTATCTGGCCGACCGCAGCCAcgcatcatcatccgcaaggTCCTTGAAAAAGCAGAAGGCGAAAGCGCCGTCGTTGTATGCGGACCAGAGGGACTCTCAGACGACGTCCGCCGCAGCGTGGTGTATCTCAGCGACGAACGGGCGGTCCACAAGGGGACCGGCGCCCAGGGGATCTACCTCCACGTCGAAGCATTCGGCTGGTAG
- a CDS encoding NAD-dependent epimerase/dehydratase family protein yields the protein MSGQFALSEPFPPGLPPTPDAVIHLAGYSRNMLAPDDETFRTNTVSTYNVIEAACKLGIRKIIIASSVTVYGVSFALGDTDYPSFPVDEEVDANPTDTYAIAKVCGERVARGFAGRFGADIYVFRIGRVIAPEEYEQQLFHSYVYEPAKWKPHGWSYTDARDLGRMCDLGLRKSGLGFQIFNATNDTITSTTPTEEFLRKQCPNVPFTRQMGEFEAPLTNAKIKSVLGFQEEHPWRKYFPFNAEQ from the coding sequence ATGTCTGGTCAGTTCGCCTTGAGTGAACCGTTTCCACCGGGTCTTCCTCCGACCCCAGATGCGGTCATTCATCTCGCAGGCTACTCACGCAACATGCTCGCACCTGATGACGAGACTTTCCGAACAAACACGGTCTCTACGTACAATGTGATCGAGGCCGCCTGTAAATTAGGGATCAGGAAGATCATTATTGCTAGCAGTGTCACGGTGTACGGCGTGTCTTTCGCACTGGGTGACACAGATTATCCATCTTTTCCGGTAGATGAAGAGGTCGACGCGAATCCAACAGATACGTACGCGATTGCCAAAGTGTGCGGGGAGCGAGTTGCAAGGGGTTTTGCGGGTCGGTTTGGGGCCGATATCTATGTCTTTCGGATTGGGCGGGTGATTGCACCTGAAGAATACGAACAACAGCTCTTTCACAGTTACGTCTATGAGCCCGCTAAATGGAAGCCTCATGGTTGGTCTTACACGGACGCGCGTGACCTAGGTCGGATGTGCGACTTGGGCCTTCGGAAGTCGGGACTTGGGTTTCAGATCTTCAACGCGACCAATGATACTATCACGAGCACGACCCCGACAGAGGAGTTTCTCAGAAAGCAATGCCCCAATGTCCCGTTTACAAGACAGATGGGGGAGTTCGAGGCTCCATTGACCAATGCCAAGATTAAATCAGTCCTGGGATTCCAGGAAGAACACCCGTGGCGCAAGTATTTTCCTTTCAATGCAGAGCAATAA
- a CDS encoding cupin domain-containing protein → MTVPFRYHAKAQSTFKPPLIANENAFLGDVYSSEKENPDKPISAGFYRLEKGTPLVYEYTYDEMKIILEGQFEIADETGQKVTALPGDVFYFPKGAKITFTTQTYGLAFYTGQRKQGGA, encoded by the exons ATGACCGTCCCATTCAGATACCACGCCAAAGCCCAATCCACCTTTAAGCCACCCCTGATCGCAAACGAGAATGCCTTCTTAGGCGATGTGTACTCGAG cgagaaagagaaccCTGACAAGCCCATCTCGGCTGGCTTCTACCGCCTGGAAAAAGGAACCCCGCTGGTGTATGAATACACCTACGATGAGATGAAGATTATCCTTGAGGGGCAATTTGAAATTGCCGACGAAACCGGGCAGAAGGTGACGGCTTTGCCGGGGGATGTTTTTTATTTTCCCAAGGGGGCGAAGATTACGTTTACAACGCAAACATATGGGTTGGCGTTCTAT ACTGGACAGAGGAAACAGGGAGGTGCCTAG